In Lolium rigidum isolate FL_2022 chromosome 7, APGP_CSIRO_Lrig_0.1, whole genome shotgun sequence, the DNA window TTGCTTTTTGAGAATGTCAACGGCAGTTCATGTGCGGTAGCGCTGCTGATCTCTAGTGGCGAGGTCTACGTTGGTGTTGTGCGGCTTTTGGCGGTGTGCATCGCCTGTTGGTGTGTTGGTCTACGTTGGTGTTTTCCATCAAGCTTGCACTCTTCCTCTTCAGATTATCTCCTCATGTGTTAATctggttttccgtttcgcgctctAGCTTGtagctccttcggtgtcctgtgtCCCATGTGTGTGTAATCTTATAAGCCGGGTTCAACATCTTGTACTTTCCTAATTGTTGGTTTTACTAATTTAATGTCGGGCTCTTGGCATGTTATCTAGAAAAGATAGTCTATGTTGCAAGGACCCTATCACTGATGTGAATGGATCATCAAAATGGAGGAGATATTCGCTTGCTATGTGACCCTCGTTGGCAATGAAGATATATGATAATCCGCGTTCGTGGTGTGAGGCCACTTCAGTgatgtttttttattttgttttgaccGTGTCCCTAGTGCCATGATGCATTCGGAGAGTTTTGTGTAATCGTGTGCATGGACCACGTGTACTACACATGTTCTTGTTTTGTGTGTGCCTCACATAGTATTTCATTGCTAAAATTCACACAAAATTTGAAAAATACAATCCACAACATACATACACATTTAATTCATTGCAATCATATTTTGTAGAAAACACAATTCATATGTCCACATCAACTAAGGATTTTAGTTCACCATTATCTAAAATACAGTTCTAAAAGTGAGTTACGAATGTAGAATTGTTATTTTCTTGGTCATGTCGACGCTGATTCGAGCCTAAAGTTGTTGAGATGCCAATAACTCTATTAGCATCACGCTCTGCTGAGATTTTCATCAATGTGAAAATATAAACACAAAATATGCTAAATTAATAATTCTAATACTTACTAGGCTATTACTGACGTTAGAAAATGTGTGATTACAAGAAGCCTCTATCAAACACTCTCTGTCCAGAAATGATTTGGAGGCAGAAATTTTTGCACGTGGTGATATTTGTTTGACAACCAAACCATTTTAGTACGGCATAACCAAAATAGGCTAAATGTTTGCCATGGACTTCCGACTTGGCAACACAAAAACATAACAAGGATATATAAGCACATTAATaacgggaaatgcactttggctcatagaagCATTTGCTTCCAttgtgtgaatccacatttcgaagtgtcaaaaaattctaaactaaatttttacatgtacatatagacactttatgttggtacacaaattttcaaaaaaagaaaacaatttatgtggctcctgtaaaaaagacaaattttgatgctgtaacacgactacgtataacgcattttttttgtcttttttgtacacaccacataaaatattgtttttccacgaaaactcgtgcacgaacatagaatgtcacgatgcacACCAAAAATTTTATGCCAATTTATTTTggcatttttaaaattaatttttatttattttgtataatggaagcatttgctcctatgaaccaaaacgccacctccattAATAACTTCTAAAGTTGAACGGGAGAGTGTTCtagcagcataaatatcatgtgCTCCCTTCGCCCCAAAAGAATGTTGCAGATccatttaaatttagatgtatctaaacacgATATTTAGACAAGTCTGTGACATCCTTTTTGAGACTGATGGAGTGCTTAATTCTCTGTTTCCTGCTTCAATGACTTGCTGCAGCAACCATGCTGCCGCGCGTGTTTGAACCAAACTTTGTTCACTTCGAATTCTCTTACCGCTGAATCAGGAACTCAAGAAATTAATAAGAGTTTATCCACTTTCCACTGCATTGTTTTCCAGTGTAAATGTAATTTGACTTAAAAGTTTTTAATaggttttcatgtttcaggcCACTGGACACTTTCTTCCTGAGTATAATTATAAGCCCAAAGAAAGGCTGGCGTTTTAACCAGCTGGCTGTCTGGAGAAAAGATCAAAATTGATCCGGATGCAGCATACTAAATCATCGATTTCTagacagaaactcaattcggctcccgggtgcgtatgatccctctaccataaaaatatatttccaagtgttaaaaaattttgacaaaaaatttacatgtacatctccataacatatgtgtattcgtcaagtttcacgaaaaaatgatattttttgtagtctaagcgaaaaagagaaaatttattttgtgacaagtctttgtttcagcaccgaattttgtcttttttacacacgtcacatgacatgtcgattttttatgaaacgactttgtgagcacgtagcacatgaagatgtacgtgcgaaatttttgtttcaatttttttgacattttaaaatgtgtctaacgtgtatttcaagataaagagAGCATACGCTcctatgtgccaaaacatcactaccATTTCTAGACATGTACTCCGTATCTTCTTTTTGCTAACATTTCTTTTTCAGTATTCCTTTTTGAGTTTTTTGGTGCCAAACCCAATAAAGAACCCAAGGTTCTGTTATCAACTTATCCTTCGGCGTGCATTCTCTAGTTGATCGCTGCAAACGAACCATCTTAACACAATCCTTTTTCTGGACCAAAAAATGCAACAGAAACAGATGGAATGGGTCAAAACTAGAGGCCTACACTCTACCAGAAAGCGTTAAAACAAACGAGGATGCATCTCATGAAGTCCTTGAACACCGTCAGCATGTTAAACTTCTTGGTCCCAAAGCGCGCCTATGTAGATCAATAGTCCCTATCTCAAACAAAGAAAACACCAGGAAGGGAGACTAGCTCAAACAAGCGAGCTGAAGTCAGAATGGTGAAAGCTGGAGCTTTAATTTAGAATCTTCAATCAAACAATGCCCCGCGTACATCAAGCAAGATTGTGGCAGATGAACATGTTTTCGTGGCAAGCTGCAGTCACTAGAGTGTTGGCGTTCAGGCGCCGTGTGGATAGTTGCATGACTTACTACTATCAACACAAGCTACAATGAATTTAAAATCAGTAGGCAAACTTGGAGAAGAGATCCACAGGAGGTTACGCTGATGATTTCAGAGAGAAGTACCGCATAAACTACGCATTACAGATTTTCGGACTAAAATCCACACAGGAAAGTGCAGAACAGGTACTTCAAATGGCATCAGAAACATGCTGGAGTTACTTATTGCAATCATCCTAATCCGGAAACATCTTCCTTGGAACAAATTCATTGACGAAGGTATCCAAGTCCGAGCAAAACATCAGTTATACCCAGGAAGCTATCAGCGACATGTTACTGCAAACCCACGCAAAGATCGCTACTATAGTTGCTCCATATCAGCTTCAGTGGTGTAGGCAGGGTGGAGAGTGTGGCCAGCTACAGGTTCGACATGAATCCATTTCCTGCCAGTCAGCTTATTCCGCTCGAACCGCACATGGCCTTCTTTCAGAGAGAAGAGAGTGTGATCCTTCCCCATGCCAACATAGTTTCCAGGATGGAAGCGGGTTCCTCTTTGGCGTACGATGATGTTTCCTGGTTccactttctgaaaaaaaaaagacaagtgTAAGTGTTGGAGAGCAGTATGACATATTTTCCCCTTTTTTCTATACTAAGGAGATGAAGACACGTGAGTGCCAATATATGACAAGATACCAAAAAAATCAAAACTCTTAACTATTTTCACGTGATTTTGGAGGTTATTCATGCAATCTCGTTCAAGGCATCGTCAAGAAGAAACATTAAAACCGTAAGGAGCATCTTAAGATGGTACCTCTCCCCCAAATTTCTTAACACCCAAATATTTGGGGTTAGAGTCGCGGCCATTTTTTGTCGATCCAGCAGTCTTTTTCGTGGCCCAACGCCTAAACACCAAGCTCAGTCCTCCAGATGCCTCTGGAATCAAGTACACACAAGAAATTAAGTCCACTTGTGAAGAAAAACGAGAAGATCCAAGTTTTGAAATTTCGATATCACAAACTGCAAAATCATCACCTGTTGTGCTAGTGTACACCGGAACATTTGAGATCAGTTCTTTGACATTCACTCTCCTGAAAACTGATGAGAGAGCCATCTTGCTTGCCCAAATTTACCTGTAACTAAAAGAATTCTCTCAAATATAGATAATACTGTAGTACGGGGGGGAAAAGTGGGCTTATGCATCTTGTCCTTTTTAGCCTTCCATGCTGAATAGATTTTACGTTAGGTTGCTCTACTTTTACTAAGCCAAAGAGTCAACCTTACAAATGCCCACAAGCCCTCCAATAACCTCAGTTGTGCGTTGTGATATGCTAGCTAGTACTTTGGAGCTTTCCTGTTAACTTTTCTTCATTCGTGTGGGAAATTTGATTTCACAGAGAACTAGATGCGGCATGAAAGTACAAAGGAgatgaacaaaagaaaaaaagagaacatTATGTGTTTATCTTCAGTATGAACaatttctgtttttgttttatacaGATATTAAGTCCCAAAATTTATGTGTTATACATATATCTGCACAAAACTGGATCAGAAACACTGAAATCATAGTTTTATTTtatcagaagaagaagaatgtcCTTAATGGTGATAAATACAAGTAACAAGTTGCAGATCCACTGCAAATATAACACTTTTTAAACAATAAAAGCCCCCGAAGGGCCTGGAAACTTCATTTAAAAAGGTGGAGGGTATAATTTTACAATAAGGCCCTGAGCGGAACCCGAATATGTACACACATGTCCTTGTAAACTATGAATCGCACCCCAGAAGAAATGACGTCGGTCCAGGAAACGCAATCGAGTCCTTGAGCTCTGCCACCATGCCACCAGATGCGGCCGGCCATGACGCAGCCGGGCGCGAAACCACTTGGGGCGCCGGAGGCAGCAGAATCCACCGCATCGGAGCTGAGGAAGATTCTCACTCAGAGGACGAACGGCCTCGAGAAAACCAAACTCGAGTGCAGCTGGACCAAGCTTGCGgtctaagagcaactctaacagagcccgtaaatgccgccggaactgaatttttccggcggatttacgggtttggGCCGAAAGCGTTGATACAACGCCTGAATCGGAGGCCCGGCCCCTAAAACTTTCTCGGGGGCCCGAGAAAGTGAGCGCGCGACCCCTATTTATACAGGCCGCGGAGTGGAGTTGGGTTACAAAACCCTACTCCCCGCCGCCGCGTCCGCTTCCTCTGCCACGTGCGCTTCCACTTCCGGCGAGAAATCACGTCGTTGCCGCCCCCGCATCGTCTCTTCCGCGACCTCCACCGCGACCGCATGGCtggcgccggcagcggcgggaggGGAGGCGGGCGAATTGGAGGCAACAActcgccgccccccccccccccgtcttcCGCTCGGAGGCCGAACGGCGGAAATGGAACCGCTTGGAGGGCGCGCGGAAGCGGACGGTGGACAAACTGGGAAGCTCACCCGCTACGCCAATAGCGGTGAGGGCTCTTCCTCCGGCGCGTCGGGCCGTACCCTTGCGCCGCCCGTCgaggacagcaccgacgaggaggaggaggaggcggcgccggcgcgcaCCGTATTCAACTAGGCGGACTACGTCCTCAACGACGACGAGGGGGCGACGACGATCCAACAAGTCGCCGTCATTTCGGAGGCCGAGGGGGATGCACGCTTCCGCCGCGAGGAGGCGACGGCGTCCGTCAGGTGCGCACGTACGAGGCGTCGCAGAAGGAGGCCACCACCCGCCGCATGAAGCAGGAGGTCTTCGACCTCGACTCCGAATAGGTCGCCGACGGCGGCGTCCTCCGCCGCGC includes these proteins:
- the LOC124675505 gene encoding 50S ribosomal protein L27-like, with translation MALSSVFRRVNVKELISNVPVYTSTTEASGGLSLVFRRWATKKTAGSTKNGRDSNPKYLGVKKFGGEKVEPGNIIVRQRGTRFHPGNYVGMGKDHTLFSLKEGHVRFERNKLTGRKWIHVEPVAGHTLHPAYTTEADMEQL